In Longimicrobium sp., the genomic window GTGGCCATCGCGCCGCCCTCGGTGAGCGCCCAGCGCACCAGCTCCACCAGCGGGCGCGCCTTGCCGCAGTCCTCGATGTGCCGCGGGACCAGCAGGTACGTGAACGACGAGATCGGGTAGGCTCCGGCCCCGGCCGCGTTCACGATCGACAGGCGGAAGTCGGGGTGCTGCTGCAGCCGCGGCCCCAGCTCGCCGGCGGCCGCCGTGGTGCCCTCGACCGAGGGGGCGACGAACCGCCCCGCCTGGTTGCGGATAGCGGCCGTGGGGAGGCCGTTCTGCTGCGCGTAGGCCAGCTCCACGTAGCCCACGGCGCCGGGCGTGTTCTTCACCTGGCCGGTGACGCCCTCGTTCCCCTTGGCGCCGAGCCCCGCCAGCCAGCGCACGCTCTTCCCCTTCCCCACCCCCTGCTGCCAGTCGGGGGAGACGGCGGCCAGGTAGTCGGTGAAGACGTAGGTGGTGCCGCTGCCGTCGGTGCGGTAGACGGGGAGGACGTCCTCGTCGGGGAGCGCCACGCCGGGGTTGAGCCGGGCCAGGCGCGGGTCGTTCCACTTCTTCACCCGGCCCTGGTAGAGGGCG contains:
- the pstS gene encoding phosphate ABC transporter substrate-binding protein PstS, whose translation is MQKLWPGALSLVFLAAACGGGESEGATPGAMKNSPAVPGGAVTLTGAGATFPYPIYSKWFDAYGREHPGVRVNYQSQGSGAGIRQVTEGTVDFGASDAPMTDEELAKKPDVLHVPTVLGSVAVAYNLPGLRQPLRLDGPTLAALYQGRVKKWNDPRLARLNPGVALPDEDVLPVYRTDGSGTTYVFTDYLAAVSPDWQQGVGKGKSVRWLAGLGAKGNEGVTGQVKNTPGAVGYVELAYAQQNGLPTAAIRNQAGRFVAPSVEGTTAAAGELGPRLQQHPDFRLSIVNAAGAGAYPISSFTYLLVPRHIEDCGKARPLVELVRWALTEGGAMATELHYAPLPEALRGPVLQKLGTVTCGAQRQPV